One stretch of bacterium DNA includes these proteins:
- a CDS encoding glycosyl hydrolase, whose product MNSRGILILGFSILAGLCLAKQSRLYIASQHNWEEKRGFYIDFENTSEGEVCHMANLSLVLAIADGEKWRFLSFKPQWQTGKEYFLKAEINKETARIWLDDELIGESEGGFLPADDFLWLNYIPLWGRVRQDYIVFLKDINLESGNQKISFSFQPSIPLFLFEPQCPKRMKWKTEGAIKLNAHFIIISYPDLRSLSPFIDSYGQCRYADWEGKIKSDEDLKRAWEKEMEILKEWGEPRGYDRFGGYELLGWKEKGTGFYRVVKREGYWWLITPEGNPCFYLGLCAVPPAPWEIMTPVSGREFLFEWLPPKEGLYSEAWGRGYWGESEKDFFCFHYSNMISKYGKDWRKLGEEITRRRLKSWGFSGVGKWGRLEGMPYFPVLGRWDVPNLVSHPDIFDEKVRGKFREALRNQIEPKRDDPYIVGWSLGNEYDEIISREEIKEILGKGADVPAKRALIDFALEKIYKGDFKAMVEAWGSKAEEKEGLYEEKLNPPSSDLEELRRFYSEKYYEFVYKTVKELDPNHLFLGFWIIPSWWEDEDYWELFKISAKYCDVIGYNLGAYEFMSERFKRLVEEVGKPIICGDFSFPAFYNGGRGFGIWGEIFVKDEAEAGEYYQEWIREGAENPYCVGFLWFLYRDQPITGRGPCGIDIVTRGPNPPDLVCGEHYAFGLVDITDTPKWELVRRVREANLSAIKLRAGKR is encoded by the coding sequence GTGAATAGCAGAGGCATTCTCATCCTAGGGTTTTCAATTTTAGCGGGGCTATGCTTAGCGAAGCAAAGCCGCCTCTATATAGCCTCTCAGCATAACTGGGAGGAGAAGAGAGGATTCTATATAGACTTTGAGAATACATCAGAGGGAGAGGTTTGCCATATGGCAAACCTCTCCCTTGTTCTTGCCATCGCCGATGGTGAAAAGTGGCGCTTCCTATCTTTCAAACCACAGTGGCAAACGGGAAAGGAATATTTTTTAAAGGCAGAGATAAACAAAGAAACAGCGAGAATTTGGCTTGATGATGAACTAATAGGAGAAAGCGAAGGAGGCTTTCTCCCTGCAGATGATTTTCTTTGGCTCAACTACATTCCCCTTTGGGGTAGAGTAAGACAGGATTATATCGTCTTCTTAAAAGACATTAATTTGGAATCTGGCAATCAAAAAATCAGTTTCTCCTTCCAGCCCTCCATTCCTCTTTTCCTCTTTGAACCCCAATGTCCGAAGAGAATGAAATGGAAAACAGAAGGGGCAATAAAATTAAATGCTCACTTTATAATAATCTCCTATCCCGACCTCAGAAGCTTATCTCCCTTCATAGACAGCTATGGTCAATGCAGATATGCTGATTGGGAGGGGAAGATTAAAAGCGATGAGGATTTGAAAAGGGCTTGGGAAAAGGAAATGGAGATTCTAAAGGAATGGGGAGAGCCGAGGGGATATGACCGCTTCGGAGGATATGAGCTATTAGGATGGAAGGAAAAGGGAACAGGATTTTATAGAGTCGTAAAGAGAGAAGGTTATTGGTGGTTGATAACGCCTGAGGGAAATCCTTGTTTTTATCTGGGGCTCTGTGCTGTCCCACCCGCTCCCTGGGAAATTATGACGCCTGTTTCTGGCAGAGAATTCCTATTTGAGTGGCTTCCTCCCAAGGAGGGTCTTTATTCCGAGGCTTGGGGTAGGGGATACTGGGGTGAAAGCGAGAAGGATTTCTTCTGTTTCCATTATTCAAATATGATAAGCAAATACGGAAAGGATTGGAGAAAATTGGGGGAGGAAATCACGAGAAGAAGGTTGAAATCTTGGGGATTTTCCGGGGTGGGAAAATGGGGAAGGTTGGAAGGGATGCCCTATTTTCCCGTTTTGGGGAGATGGGATGTCCCAAACCTCGTTAGCCATCCAGATATCTTTGATGAGAAAGTAAGGGGAAAATTCAGGGAAGCGCTTCGCAATCAAATTGAGCCGAAAAGGGATGACCCTTACATCGTTGGCTGGTCATTGGGCAATGAGTATGACGAGATAATATCAAGGGAGGAGATAAAGGAGATTCTGGGAAAGGGGGCTGATGTGCCAGCTAAAAGGGCGCTGATAGATTTCGCTTTGGAGAAGATATATAAAGGGGATTTTAAAGCGATGGTTGAAGCTTGGGGAAGTAAGGCTGAGGAGAAAGAAGGGCTTTATGAGGAAAAGCTCAACCCGCCAAGCAGTGATTTGGAGGAATTGAGGCGATTTTATTCCGAGAAATATTACGAATTCGTCTATAAAACAGTGAAAGAGCTCGACCCCAACCATTTATTCTTAGGCTTTTGGATTATTCCCTCTTGGTGGGAGGATGAAGATTATTGGGAGCTATTTAAAATCTCCGCTAAATATTGTGATGTAATAGGCTATAATTTGGGCGCCTATGAATTTATGAGCGAGAGATTTAAGAGATTAGTTGAGGAAGTTGGCAAGCCTATAATCTGCGGAGATTTTTCCTTTCCCGCTTTTTATAATGGGGGAAGAGGATTTGGGATATGGGGGGAAATTTTCGTTAAGGATGAGGCTGAGGCGGGAGAATATTATCAGGAATGGATAAGGGAAGGAGCTGAGAATCCATACTGTGTGGGCTTTCTCTGGTTCCTTTATCGGGACCAACCGATAACCGGTAGAGGACCCTGTGGGATTGACATCGTTACAAGAGGTCCTAATCCACCAGACCTTGTCTGCGGTGAGCATTATGCTTTTGGGCTGGTGGATATAACCGATACTCCGAAATGGGAATTGGTAAGGCGAGTAAGGGAAGCGAACCTCTCGGCGATAAAATTAAGGGCGGGAAAGAGATAG
- a CDS encoding NUDIX hydrolase yields the protein MSGYEFKPQELKLRAACVLIDDGKILLARHKRGEKEYWTLPGGGLEKGERIVDCLKRELWEESGLKIEVGEILFVFDVIEPERHVVTIVFRARKIGGEFKPKNVPIGPRLVGMNFIPLGKIKEIELIPPLGEEIEKSLNRPGVPYLGDLWKG from the coding sequence ATGTCGGGCTACGAATTCAAACCCCAAGAGCTCAAGCTGAGAGCTGCTTGTGTCCTAATTGATGATGGCAAAATCCTTTTAGCGAGACATAAAAGGGGAGAGAAAGAGTATTGGACATTGCCAGGTGGTGGATTGGAGAAAGGAGAAAGGATTGTGGATTGTCTTAAAAGGGAGCTTTGGGAGGAAAGCGGATTGAAGATAGAAGTGGGAGAAATTCTGTTCGTCTTTGATGTGATAGAGCCGGAAAGACATGTTGTGACAATAGTTTTCAGAGCAAGGAAAATCGGTGGAGAATTCAAGCCTAAAAATGTGCCAATTGGACCCAGGCTCGTGGGAATGAATTTCATCCCCTTGGGGAAAATCAAGGAAATAGAGCTCATCCCTCCTCTTGGAGAGGAGATAGAAAAATCCTTAAACCGCCCTGGCGTCCCCTATCTTGGGGACTTGTGGAAGGGGTGA